CCTCGATGGCTTCGATCGGCCTGACGATCCCGGTGATCGCACTGGCCTCGATCTGGCTGCCGGTGCCCCTGCACCTCGGCCTGGGATCGATGCAGATCGTGATGCTGGCGCTGACCGTCGCAGTGGGAATCCTGACCGTCGTGCCCGGCCGGGCGACGCGGATGCAAGGCGCCCTGCACCTGTGGATCTTGTTCGCATTCATCTTCCTGGCCGCGAACCCGTAATAGGGTCCGCCGTCGCCGGGTTGATCCCTGCGAACCGTAGGCTGGGCGCGTGCCGACCTGGAAGCGCTGGGGGAACGACGACATCCCCGAGGTGTTGCGTGCGCTGGGGTCTGCCCGACCTGCGCCCCAACCCGGTTCCGCCGAGCCGGTCGAAGCCGCACGGCCGGTTGATTCATCGGTCGTGGAGCGCGCGGTCTACCTGGATGGGCACCGAGTCGATCGGCCGGAGACGATCGGTGAAGTCCGCGACTGTCTGTCGCTGCACGAGACGGAGGCGAGCAGCGCGCCGATGGCGTGGATCGGCGTACACGGTGCCAGTGAAGATCAGATCCACGAGTTGGCGGCGACGTTCAACCTGCACCCGCTCGCGGTGGAGGATGCGATCCTGGCCCACCAACGACCCAAGATCGAACGCTACGGAGACACCCTCTTCGTGGTGTTGCGCGCCGCGACCTACGAGGACCGCACGGAGACAGTGGCCTTCGGGGAGATCCACGTCTTCCTCGGCCCCGACTTCGTCATCACCGTGCGGCACAGTCCGGACCCGTCGCTCAAGCCGGTGCGCGACCGTCTCGAGGCCAACCCGGAACTGTTGGCGCTGGGACCGGAGGCGGTGCTGTACGCCGTCGCGGACTACGTCGTGGACGGCTATGGCCCGGTCGTCGCCGGCCTGGAGAACGACATCGATGAGATCGAAGCGCAGGTCTTCGAATCCGATCCGACGGTGTCGCGGCGGATCTACGAGTTGTCCCAAGAAGTCCTCGGATTCCAACGTGCAGTGCGGCCGCTGTTGGACGTGCTGCACCACATCGAGGACGGTTTCGCGAAATACGGCACCAAGGAAGAACTGCAGAACAACTTCCGGGACGTCGCCGACCACGCCACGATCGTCGCGGAGCGGGTCAGCGGATTCCGCGAATCGCTGGCGAACATCCTGACGTTGAACGCGACCATGGTGGCGCAGACCCAGAACGAGGAGATGCGCCGGCTGACCGAGGCTGGGATGGCCCAGAACGACGAGGTCAAGAAGATCTCGGCGTGGGCGGCGATCCTCTTCGCGCCGTCGCTGATCTCGGGGATCTACGGGATGAACTTCGCCAAGATGCCGGAGTTGAGTTGGGCCGAGGGGTATCCGTTCAGTCTGGCGCTCATGGTCCTGGTGTGCGGAACGCTCTTCGTGGTGTTCAAACGGAAGAAGTGGTTGTGAGTTTGGCGATCGAGCGGTTCACGCCGCGTCGGCGCCGCTCCTGAGCACATGAGTTCGGGGGCTTCATGACTGCGAGTCATGAAGCCCCCGAACGACGGGTGGCTGGTCAGGCGTCGACGCTGACCGCAGCGATGATCGCCGCGCGGTCGACCTGACCGAGTACGGCGGCCAGGGCCGGGTCGTCGGACTGCAGCAAGGCGACGAGCGCCTTGTCGGCGCTGAGTCGTGGGCCGCCACCGAATCCGCGACGTGCGCCGCGACCTTCGCCACGACCTTCGCCACGACCTTCGCCTCGGCCGGGTCCGCGTCCGTCGAACTCGCCGGGGCCGAAGCCCCACTCGCCCGGGCCGGGGCGCATGCCCTCCCGCGGGCCACCGGGCGCGAAGCGGTGATGGGTGTGGTGCCCGCGTCCCCGGCCCCGAGGACCACGGCCCTCGAAACCACGCGGACCGCCGTCGGGGGAGTCGGCGAAGTCGCGGGGACCGGCCTCGCGCTGCTCGTTCAGACGCTCCTGCGCCTCATCGAGCCGGCTCTGCGCGAAGTCCATCTTGGCCTCGTGCATCAGCGAGGTGATCACCTCACGAAGCTCGGGGCTGAACCGGCGCATCGGGCCGAGGCGCTCGCTGCGCGGCCCGCGGCGTCCGCGGCCACGACCTCGCGGGCCGAAACCGTCGCCCCGTCGGCCACCGCCCCAGCCGTCGGCGATATCGGTGCCGAAGCGTCGGCGTACGGCGTCCCGGACCGAGTCCAGGTCAATACCCACCGCAGCCAGCGCTTCACGGTCGGCCGCGAGGTCGTCGTCCAATTCTTCGTCCGCCGAAGCAGATTCGGCTTCCGGCTCGGTGGCGGGGTTCGCTTCGTGGTAGGCGATCACGGCTGCCTCAGCAGTCGGGAAATCCAGACCGGCCTGGGTCAAGGCGCGCGCCGCGTCGCCGCGGGCGTTGGCCAACAGGCCGAGCAACAGGTGGTCGGTGCCCACCTGGTCGTGACCCAGTTCGCGGGCCTCGTCGATCGCCTGCATGACGGCGATCCGGGTTTCAGTATCGAAACGGTTGAACATGTGGTTCTCCTTGAAAGTTGTGGTCTCGCTACTGCGAGTGCTTTTGGTGCACCGCCTGGCGGCTGACCTGCAGCACGTCGGCGATGGCCTGCCAGCTCCACTGCTGGGAGCGGGCGTTGGCGACCTGGATGGCTTCGAGTCGGTCGGCGAGTTCGCGCAGGGCCCGTACGGCGGTCAGACCGGTCCGTGGGTCGAGGCTGGTCGCGTCCGTGGCCGCTTCGGAAAGCTGCTCACTCGGTGTCTCGTGGTCGCTCACGGTGTGAAGGTTACTTGACGCGACGAGCGACTGTCAACTTTTCCTGACGTGACCCGTCAGTGGGTTTGGATGCGGTTGCACCATGTGGCCGAGATAAGCCGTGCAAGCGCATCCAAAGCTTGGGGATGGCGGGAGCGGAACGGGCCGGTCAGCGTCGGTGGTGGCGGCCGATCGGGATGATCAGCGGGGTGCCGGAGACGGGGTCGGAGATGACCTGCGCGGCGATGCCGAAGACCTGTTCGACGACCTCTGGATTGACGACGTCCGCAGGTGCGCCTTGGGCGACGATCGTGCCTCGGTGTACGGCGACCAGGTGGGTTGCGTAGCGCGCGGCCAGATTGAGGTCGTGCAAGACCATCGCAACGGTGGTCCCACGATCCCGGTTGAGCTCGGTGACCAGGTCCAGGACGTCGACCGCGTGCGCGATGTCCAGCGCCGAGGTCGGTTCGTCCAGCAGGAGCAGGTCGGTCTGCTGGGCCAGCACCATGGCGATCCAGACCCGTTGACGTTGCCCACCGGACAACTCCGCGACCGCCCGGTCGGCCATGTCGATCGTGCCGGTGACCTCCAACGCCTCCGTCACCGCTCGCTCGTCCGTTGTGGACCACTGCTTGAACATGCCATGGTACGGATGCCTGCCCCGGCTGACCAACTCGGTCACCGTGATGCCTTCAGGGGCTAGCGGTGACTGCGGCAAGAGCGCCACGATACGGGCCACCTCTTTGCCGGACATGGCGTGAATGTCCTTGCCGTCCAGGACAACTGAGCCAGCAGTCGGTTTCAGCAGCCGGGTCAGTCCGCGCAGCAGCGTCGACTTACCGCAGCCGTTGGCTCCCACGATGGCAGTGATCTCACCGTCGGGTAACGCGAAGGTGAGGTCCTCGATGACCCGCCGATCGTCGTACCCGAGGCTCACCCCGGACGCCGACAACCGGTTGGTGGTCACGGGAAGGGCAGTCAACTCAGCCATCCTTGATCGTCGCTCTCGACTTCAGCAGCAGGAAGATCAGCACGGGAGCGCCTGCGATACCCGTGATGACGCCCACTGGCAGGTTGGTATTGGGGATCAGGTAAGTGCCGATGTAGTCGGCACCCACCACGGTCGCGGCTCCCACGAACGCCGCCACCAGGATATTCGGCCGCCCGCCACACAGTCGGCGGGCGATCGGACCGGACAGCAACCCGATGAAGGCGATCGGCCCGGTCACCGAGGTCGCCATCGCGCACAGGATCACCACCAGCACACTCACGGTGAGCCGCAGCCGAGCCGCGTTGAGCCCCAAAGCAAGTGCCGTGTCGTCACCCAGTTCGAGCAACCGCAGACCGTTCAGGGCCGCCGCCAGCAGTGGTAGCAAAACCGCAACGGTGATGGCCAGGCGGGCCACCCCGTCCCAGGGGATCACCGCGAGGCTGCCGGTCAGCCAGACCATCGCGTCCTGTGCCTGGTAGATGCTGGTGCGCTGCAACATCCACTGGATGAAGGAGGACAGTCCGGCCGAGACGCCGATCCCGATCAGGATCATCCGGTACGTCGCGGCCGAGTCCCGCCCGGCCAGCAGGTTGATCGCGGCAGCGACGACCATGCCGCCGACGAGTGCCGCCAGTGACATGCTCAGCCCGGACCAGCCGAGTACGACAAGGGCGAAAACCGCTGCAGCAGAGGAGCCGAGCGTCACCCCGAGGACGTCAGGGCTGGCCAGCGGGTTGCGCAGCATCGTCTGGAACGCGGCCCCGCTGGCGCCGAACGCGAGACCGGCCAACGTACCCGCCACGGCCGCAGGCAGTTTGGATTCCATCAGGATGAACGTCGCTGGCGGCATCTGCACGCCACCGAACGCGATCCGGAAGAAGTCGGGGATAGTGATCGTGAAGTCCCCGAGTAGGACGCGCGCGGCGAACAGCCCGAACCAGAGGAGGACGACCGCGATCAGGACGATCGATGTACGCCGAGCCACCCGTTTGCGCGTCGAGCGCACCTTCTCGATCGACTCGGGCCGGATCTCCTGGGACAGAAGCGTGCTCACGCCACCACCACCCCGGGGCGTCGGACCAGGTAGATCAACACCGGTACGCCGACCACGGCGGTCAGGATGCCGGCGGACACTTCACCGGGGGGCGAGATAACCCGGCCGACGATGTCGGCGATCAATAGCAGCACCGGTCCGAGGATCACGCACAGCGGCAGGATCGATCTGTAGTCCGGACCCCGCAGGATCCGGGCGAAATGCGGAATGACCAGTCCCACGAAGGCGATCGGCCCGGCGATCGATGTCGCACCGGCGGCCAGCAGCACGGCGCCCAGGGCGATGAGGGCCCGGGCGCGCAGCACGTTGTGTCCAAGCGTCGTCGCCATCTCATCACCCAGGGCCAGCGCGTTCAGGGCAGGTGCTCCGACGAACACGATCAACGCACCGAGGATCAGGAAGGGCAACGTCGCAGGCAGCACCGTGGCTACCTCGCGGCCACCGATCGAGCCCACGGACCAGAAGCGGTAGACGTCCAGCGCCCCCTGGTGGGTGATCAGCAGACCCGCGACCAGACCGGTCGCGGCGGCGCCCATCGCGGCGCCGGCCAGCACCATCGTCACGGGATCCGGCCCGCGGGCGCCGGCCGAGGAGATCAGATAGACCAGGACCGCGGCGATCGAGGCACCGACCAGGGCCAACAGCACGAACGACAGCTGACTGCTCGCGATCCCGGTCGTGAGGCCGATCACGACGGCGAGGGCAGCGCCGGAGTCCACGCCGAGCAACCCGGGGTCGGCCAGGGGATTGCGCGTGATGCCTTGCATGGCAGCGCCGGACAGCGCAATGCAGATCCCGACGACGAGCCCGATCAGGGTGCGCGATGCGCGGGACTGCACGATCGCCTGCACCTCCGGCGTACTGCCGCCGAAGACCGCTTTGAGGACCTCGATCGGGGACAACGACTGCGCGCCGATGGCTAGGGACAACATGACGGTGACGGTCAGCATCAGGATGCTGACCGTCACGGCCACGGTGGAACGCTTGGTCACGAGACCTTCGCCGCCGCCTTCGCCAGGTCGGGGACGAACTTCTCGATGGCGACCGGGATGCTCAGCGTCGTGGGCACGCCCATCGTCAGGGAGATGGTGTTGTCGGCTGCGGCCACGTAGGTGTCGGACTTCAACGACGGGATCTGGCTCAGCAGCTTGTCCGACTTCAACTTCGCGACGTCCCCAGCAGCGGTGACGTAGAAGACGGCGACATCGGCGTCGGCTGTGCTGGCCTTCTCAGCGGATACGTCGGCGTAGAACTTGCCCTTGTTGGCGGTCTGCAGCGTGTCGACGAACGCCGGTGTGGTGAAACCGAATTCGTTCAACATTCGGGGACGGTTGTCCAGCGGGAGGTAGACGCTGAAGCTGGCGTTGCTCGTCGGGTCGAGGTAGAGCCACGTGGCGGTCTTGCCCTGGATGGCCGGGTACTTCGCCTTGGCGTCGTCGATGAGCTGCTGCGTCTGGGTCTTCAACGTGGCGGCCTCCGCCTCCTTGCCCACCGCCTTGCCGACCATCTCCAGGGACTGTTGCCACGTCGTACCCCACGCATCACCCGGATAGGCGACGGTCGGGGCGATCTTGGACAACTTGGCGTACTCCTCGGCCGTCAGACCGGAGTTGGTGGCCAGGATCAGGTCGGGGGTCGCCTTGGCGATCTCGTCGACGGGCAGGTTGTCCGCCGCGCTGTACTGCTGCGGGTAGTCCTTGCCCAATTTCTTGACCGCAGCGTCGAACCAGTCGGTCGACTTGCGAGCGTTGCCGCCCCAGCTGGTTGCCGGCACCAGGATCGGGACGACACCCAGGCTGACCAGCATGTCCTGGTCGGTCTCGGCAACGGTGGCGATGCGGGTTGGCGGTTTGCTGATGGTCGTCGTGCCCAACGCATGCTTGATGGTCACCGGGTAGGCGCTCGCATCCGCGCTACTCGCCCCAGCACCGGTCGTCGGGCTGCCGCTGGTCGAGCCGGTTGAGCAGGCGGCGAGCGCGGCACCGGCCGCACCCGCACCGAAGATGCCGAGGAGAGTGCGCCGGGAGACGCTGAGGTCGCTCACTTCGCCTTCTCCGCCGCCGCGCCGAGCTGCGGCAGGTACTTCTCCAGGACCACCGGGATCGACAACACCGTCGGGGTGTTGAGCGCGTTGGTGTCGGAGTTGTTGGCGAGGTAGATCGCCGTGTCGTTCTGAATGTTCGGGATCTTGCTGAGCAGTGCGTTCGACTTCAGGGCGTCGAAGTCGGAGTCCTTCTCGCTGAAGATGATCGCGACGTCGGCGTCGATGGTGCTTGCCGCCTTCTCCGCGGAGATCGCCGCGCCGTAGGACTGCGGGTTGGCCTTGCTCAGGTCGGTCACGAATTGCGGTGTGGTGAAACCGAACTCGAGCATCAGCGCAGTGCGCGGATCCAGGGTCGTGGTCGAAAAGATCTTGGAGGTGTCGGTCGGCAGGAACCGCAGGACCGCGATCGTCTTGCCCTTGATCGCGGGATACTTTGCGACGGCGTCGGCGATCTGCTTCTCAAGGTCGGTCTTGGCCGTTGCGGCCTGCGCCTCTTTGCCCGTCGCCTGACCGGCGATCTCGAGGATCTGCTGCCAGGTCGCGCCGTAGGGTGCGCCCGGAGCAGCGACGGTCGGCGCCAACTTGCTGGCCTTGGCGTACTCCTGCTCGGTCAGCCCCGAGTAGGGCCCGAAGAGCAGATCCGGAGTGGACTTGGCGATCTCATCGATCGGCGTCGAGTCGGTGAAGCTGTACTGCGGGGGGTAGTCCTTGCCGAGTTTCTTGACGGCTGCGTCGAACCAGTCGGTCGATCCGCGGGAGTTGCCGGCGGGTGCTTCCCACTTGGGGACCAGCACCGGGACGACGCCCAGCACGGCCAGGTAGTCCTCGTTGGCGAAGGGCAGCGTCGCAATGCGGGTCGGCTCTTTGGGGATGACGGCGTTTCCGAACGAGTTCTTGATCGTGACCGGGAAGGCTCCCGCGTCCGAGGTCCCGGTGCTGCTGCCGGTGGCGGACGGCGAACTGCTGCTGGTCGATCCGGTTGAGCAGGCGGCAAGGGCCGCAGTGGTGCTGAGTGCACCGAAGGCGCCGAGGACGGCGCGGCGAGAGACGGTCATGCTGATGCGATCTCCTGAGTAACGGTGACAGGGGCCTGTAAGCAGGCAAGGCTAACCTAAATCATCGGTTGGGAGTCGCGTCAAGCAGGGGCTGGGTCGCGGGTCGGGTCACCGATTGCGCAGTCAGCGGGCTGAAAGCAGCAATCGGTGACCAAACCCGTGGGTGGGGGCCGTCCTCAGGGCAGGTAATACGTCGGGTTCGGCAGCTTCACCGGGACCAGAGCGCTTCCGCCGATCAGGTCGCTGAACTGGTCGCCGAAGTTCGCCAGGATCGTGTATCCCTGCGACTGCACGTAGGCGCGGGTCTGCGACTTGTACTCGATCGTCGTGCACTTGGCGGCTGCGCAGGTGATGTAGCTCGGCTGCTCACCCGTAGCCCACTTGGTGTAGTAGTTCGCGGCGGTGAAGCCGGTGTAGCCGACCTTGGCAAGGTTGCCGAGCGTGGCGTCCTTCTGCGCGGCGCCGCGGCCGGTCAATCCGATCAGCGTGCAGCCGGCCTTGCTGGCCGCGTTGACCAGGGTGGTCATCGCGGGCGTCGCCGGGAACTTCTGGCCTTGCACCCACACGTCCTGCAGGGCGGGGTCGAAGTTGAAGTGCATGGCGTTGTCTTCCATGTCATACGTCCACAGCGTGGTGTCGTCAGCATCCAGGACGATGGCCGGCTTGACCCCGAACCGCGAGCTCAGGGAGCACGCGGCGTTCAGGACCGGGCTGATCGTGGCGGTCAGCCGGTTCATCTGCGTGATGTACGGCGAGCTGGTCTTGTTCGCGATGCCCGTGGAGTCCGCGTTGTAGTAGGTCCGGATCGTCGACTTCACCGAGTCGATGTTCGGGATGCCTTCTCCACCAACGGTTTTGCCACTCGAGCCATCCGCCTTCATGGTGAAGTGGGTGCGCGGCGAGAGAGACGGCTCGCTCAGCCCCGGCAGGTCAGGGGAGGGCAGATAGTAGGTGGGGTTCGGCAATTTCAGCGTCCGATCGGCGTACCCGCCCTGCAGGTCGGAGAACTGGTCGCCGACGTTCAGCGCAATGTCGTAGCCGAGGGACTCGATGTGCTTACGGGTGCCCGACTTGTACTCGACGGTGGTGCACTTAGCCGCGGCACAGGTGATGTAATCCGGCTGTGCCCCAGCCCATTTGGTGTAGAAGTTGGTTGAGTTGAACGCGGTGTAACCGACCTTGGACAGGTTGCCGAGGGTCGCAGCCTTCTGACTGTCGCCGCGGCCGGTCAGGCCGAAGATCGCGAAGCCGGCGTTCTGCGCGGCCTTGACGAAGGCCACCATGCCCGGGGTTGCCGGGAACTTCTCGCCCTGCACCCACACGTCCTGCAGGGCGGGGTCGAAGTTGAAGTGCATGGCGTTGTCTTCCATGTCATAGGTCCACAACGTGGTGTCGTCTGCGTCCAGCACGATCGCGGGTTTCTTGCCCGACTTCGCGCTCTTGGCGTACATCGCCTTCAGTTGTTTGGCGGTCTTGCCCAGGAGCGAGGACATCTGATTGATGTACGGCGAGCTGGTCTTGTTCGCGATGCCCGTCGAGTCCGCGTTGTAGTAGGTCCGGATCGTCGACTTCACCGAGTCGATATTCGGAATCCCTTCTCCACCAACTGTTTTCCCGCTCGAACCATCGGCCTGCATGGTGAAGTGAGTCTGTGGGGTCAGGAATCGGTCGGTGAACTGACTCAGACTC
The window above is part of the Branchiibius hedensis genome. Proteins encoded here:
- a CDS encoding magnesium and cobalt transport protein CorA, whose translation is MPTWKRWGNDDIPEVLRALGSARPAPQPGSAEPVEAARPVDSSVVERAVYLDGHRVDRPETIGEVRDCLSLHETEASSAPMAWIGVHGASEDQIHELAATFNLHPLAVEDAILAHQRPKIERYGDTLFVVLRAATYEDRTETVAFGEIHVFLGPDFVITVRHSPDPSLKPVRDRLEANPELLALGPEAVLYAVADYVVDGYGPVVAGLENDIDEIEAQVFESDPTVSRRIYELSQEVLGFQRAVRPLLDVLHHIEDGFAKYGTKEELQNNFRDVADHATIVAERVSGFRESLANILTLNATMVAQTQNEEMRRLTEAGMAQNDEVKKISAWAAILFAPSLISGIYGMNFAKMPELSWAEGYPFSLALMVLVCGTLFVVFKRKKWL
- a CDS encoding FecCD family ABC transporter permease encodes the protein MSTLLSQEIRPESIEKVRSTRKRVARRTSIVLIAVVLLWFGLFAARVLLGDFTITIPDFFRIAFGGVQMPPATFILMESKLPAAVAGTLAGLAFGASGAAFQTMLRNPLASPDVLGVTLGSSAAAVFALVVLGWSGLSMSLAALVGGMVVAAAINLLAGRDSAATYRMILIGIGVSAGLSSFIQWMLQRTSIYQAQDAMVWLTGSLAVIPWDGVARLAITVAVLLPLLAAALNGLRLLELGDDTALALGLNAARLRLTVSVLVVILCAMATSVTGPIAFIGLLSGPIARRLCGGRPNILVAAFVGAATVVGADYIGTYLIPNTNLPVGVITGIAGAPVLIFLLLKSRATIKDG
- a CDS encoding ABC transporter substrate-binding protein produces the protein MTVSRRAVLGAFGALSTTAALAACSTGSTSSSSPSATGSSTGTSDAGAFPVTIKNSFGNAVIPKEPTRIATLPFANEDYLAVLGVVPVLVPKWEAPAGNSRGSTDWFDAAVKKLGKDYPPQYSFTDSTPIDEIAKSTPDLLFGPYSGLTEQEYAKASKLAPTVAAPGAPYGATWQQILEIAGQATGKEAQAATAKTDLEKQIADAVAKYPAIKGKTIAVLRFLPTDTSKIFSTTTLDPRTALMLEFGFTTPQFVTDLSKANPQSYGAAISAEKAASTIDADVAIIFSEKDSDFDALKSNALLSKIPNIQNDTAIYLANNSDTNALNTPTVLSIPVVLEKYLPQLGAAAEKAK
- a CDS encoding Clp protease N-terminal domain-containing protein; its protein translation is MFNRFDTETRIAVMQAIDEARELGHDQVGTDHLLLGLLANARGDAARALTQAGLDFPTAEAAVIAYHEANPATEPEAESASADEELDDDLAADREALAAVGIDLDSVRDAVRRRFGTDIADGWGGGRRGDGFGPRGRGRGRRGPRSERLGPMRRFSPELREVITSLMHEAKMDFAQSRLDEAQERLNEQREAGPRDFADSPDGGPRGFEGRGPRGRGRGHHTHHRFAPGGPREGMRPGPGEWGFGPGEFDGRGPGRGEGRGEGRGEGRGARRGFGGGPRLSADKALVALLQSDDPALAAVLGQVDRAAIIAAVSVDA
- a CDS encoding FecCD family ABC transporter permease, producing the protein MTKRSTVAVTVSILMLTVTVMLSLAIGAQSLSPIEVLKAVFGGSTPEVQAIVQSRASRTLIGLVVGICIALSGAAMQGITRNPLADPGLLGVDSGAALAVVIGLTTGIASSQLSFVLLALVGASIAAVLVYLISSAGARGPDPVTMVLAGAAMGAAATGLVAGLLITHQGALDVYRFWSVGSIGGREVATVLPATLPFLILGALIVFVGAPALNALALGDEMATTLGHNVLRARALIALGAVLLAAGATSIAGPIAFVGLVIPHFARILRGPDYRSILPLCVILGPVLLLIADIVGRVISPPGEVSAGILTAVVGVPVLIYLVRRPGVVVA
- a CDS encoding HAD family acid phosphatase, giving the protein MPRSTSAATALIVAATLPLLSLTGTAEARTTPRVPDGVAKSLSQFTDRFLTPQTHFTMQADGSSGKTVGGEGIPNIDSVKSTIRTYYNADSTGIANKTSSPYINQMSSLLGKTAKQLKAMYAKSAKSGKKPAIVLDADDTTLWTYDMEDNAMHFNFDPALQDVWVQGEKFPATPGMVAFVKAAQNAGFAIFGLTGRGDSQKAATLGNLSKVGYTAFNSTNFYTKWAGAQPDYITCAAAKCTTVEYKSGTRKHIESLGYDIALNVGDQFSDLQGGYADRTLKLPNPTYYLPSPDLPGLSEPSLSPRTHFTMKADGSSGKTVGGEGIPNIDSVKSTIRTYYNADSTGIANKTSSPYITQMNRLTATISPVLNAACSLSSRFGVKPAIVLDADDTTLWTYDMEDNAMHFNFDPALQDVWVQGQKFPATPAMTTLVNAASKAGCTLIGLTGRGAAQKDATLGNLAKVGYTGFTAANYYTKWATGEQPSYITCAAAKCTTIEYKSQTRAYVQSQGYTILANFGDQFSDLIGGSALVPVKLPNPTYYLP
- a CDS encoding ABC transporter ATP-binding protein, which encodes MAELTALPVTTNRLSASGVSLGYDDRRVIEDLTFALPDGEITAIVGANGCGKSTLLRGLTRLLKPTAGSVVLDGKDIHAMSGKEVARIVALLPQSPLAPEGITVTELVSRGRHPYHGMFKQWSTTDERAVTEALEVTGTIDMADRAVAELSGGQRQRVWIAMVLAQQTDLLLLDEPTSALDIAHAVDVLDLVTELNRDRGTTVAMVLHDLNLAARYATHLVAVHRGTIVAQGAPADVVNPEVVEQVFGIAAQVISDPVSGTPLIIPIGRHHRR
- a CDS encoding ABC transporter substrate-binding protein, translating into MSDLSVSRRTLLGIFGAGAAGAALAACSTGSTSGSPTTGAGASSADASAYPVTIKHALGTTTISKPPTRIATVAETDQDMLVSLGVVPILVPATSWGGNARKSTDWFDAAVKKLGKDYPQQYSAADNLPVDEIAKATPDLILATNSGLTAEEYAKLSKIAPTVAYPGDAWGTTWQQSLEMVGKAVGKEAEAATLKTQTQQLIDDAKAKYPAIQGKTATWLYLDPTSNASFSVYLPLDNRPRMLNEFGFTTPAFVDTLQTANKGKFYADVSAEKASTADADVAVFYVTAAGDVAKLKSDKLLSQIPSLKSDTYVAAADNTISLTMGVPTTLSIPVAIEKFVPDLAKAAAKVS